A DNA window from Mastomys coucha isolate ucsf_1 unplaced genomic scaffold, UCSF_Mcou_1 pScaffold21, whole genome shotgun sequence contains the following coding sequences:
- the Ahnak gene encoding neuroblast differentiation-associated protein AHNAK isoform X14 → MEKEEETTRELLLPNWQGSGSHGLTIAQRDDGVFVQEVMQNSPAARTGVVKEGDKIVGATIYFDNLQSGEVTQLLNTMGHHTVGLKLHRKGDRSPEPGQTWTHEVFSSHSSEVVLSGDDEDYQRIYTTKIKPRLRSEDGIEGDLGETQSRTITVTRRVTAYTVDVTGREGVKDIDISSPEFMIKIPRHEVTEISNTDVETQLGKTVIRLPSGSGAASPTTVSAVDIRAGAISASGPELEGAGHSKFQVTVPGAKVGSLDVNVKAKGLDLGGKGGIQVPGVDVSSSLGTGSVEVQGPSLQSGDIGKIKIPTMKMPKFGVSAGPEGQIPEVGLNVSAPEFSVGHEGDKPGLAIGGNIQAPHLGVSSSSVNIEGLEGKLKGPQITGPSLEGDLGLKGTKLQGNIGMDACASKIEGNITGPSVEIGTPDVDVHGLGGKLNVPKMKVPKFSASGSKGEGVGLNVALPTGEVTLPGVSGDVNLPEIATGGLEGKMKGAKVKTPEMVVQKPKISMQDVDLSLGSCKLKGNMKVSAPEVKGDVKGPQVAVKGSRVDIETPNLEGTLTGPKLSSPSGKIGACRISMADVDLNVAAPKGKGSVDVSLPKVEGKAKGPEVDVKGPKMDISAPDVEVHGPEWNLKMPKFSVSGVKGEGSDVTLPKGDISISGPKVNVEAPNVNMEGLGGKLKGPDINLPEVSVKTPKISIPDVDLHIKGPKVKGEYEVTTPKLEGELKGPKVDIDTPQVDVHGPDLKIPKMKMPKFSVPGFKAEGPEVDVNLPKADIDISGTKVEVSAPDVSIEGPEGKLKGHKFKMPEMNIRAPKISMPDVDLHLKGPNVKGEYDVTVPRAEGKMKVPDVELKSAKVDIDVPNVDVQGPEWHMKMPKIKMPKFGMPGFKAESPEVEVDLPKADIDVSGPKMNVKVPDVNIEGPEGKLKDPKLKMPEVNIKAPKISMPDVDLHMKGPKVKGEYDVTMPKIEGDLKGPKVDGSAPDVDVHGPDWNLKMPKIKMPKFSMPSLKGEGPELDVNMPKADVDISVPKLDISAPDLNLEGPEGKLKGPKFKMPEMHFKAPKVSLPDVDLDLKGPKMKGNLDMSAPKLEGEMKVPDVDIKGPNVDIKAPEVDGQGPDWSLKMPKMKMPKFSMPTLKGEGPDVDVSLPKATIDVSGPKLDVETSDVSLEGPEGKLKGPKFKMPDMHFKAPKVSMPDVDLNMKGPKVKGDVDVTVPKVEGEVKVPDVDIKGPKVGIDVPDVDVHGPDWHLKMPKMKMPKFSMPGFKAEGPEVDVSLPKADLDVSGPKVDIEAPDVSIEGPEGKLKGPKFKMPDMHFKAPKISMPDVDLNIKGPKGKADVDASLPEVEGEIKVPDVDIKGPIVGIDAPDVEVHGPDWHLKMPKMKMPKFSMPGFKGEGPEVDIPKANIDVSGPKVDIDAPDVNIECPDTKLKGPKFKMPEVNIKPQKISMPDVSLNLKGPKVKAEHDVSVPKVGGEIKAPAVDIKGPKVEAPDVEVHGPDWHLKMPKVKMPKFSMPGFKGEGPEVDVNLQKANIDVSGPKMDIDVPDVNIEGPEGKLKGSKFKMPSMNIQTHKISMPDVGLNLKGPKLKSGVDVSLPKVEGDLKGPEVDVDVGDIDIECPEGKLKGPKFKMPDMHFKAPKISMPDVDLHLKGPKVKGDVDVTVPKIEGEMKVPDVDIKGPKVDINAPDVDARGPDWHLKMPKVKMPKFSMPGFKGEGPEVDVSLPKADIDVSGPKVDIDVPDVNIEGPDAKLKGSKFKMPKLNIKAAKISMPDVDLNLKGPKLKGEIDASVPEMEADLRGPQVDVKGPNVDVKVPDIDLECPDAKLKGPKFKMPDMHFKAPKISMPDVDLHLKGPKVKGDIDVAVPKLEGELKGPNVNVEVPDVDLECPDAKLKGPKFKMPDMHFKAPKISMPDVDLHLKSPKVKGDVDVTVPKIEGEMKVPDVDIKGPKVDISAPDVDVHGPDWHLKMPKMKMPKFSMPGFKGEGPEVDVNLPKADIDVSGPKVDIDVPDVNIEGPDAKLKGPKFKMPEMNIKAPKISMPDIDLNLKGPKVKGDVDVSLPKVEGEIKVPEVDIKGPKVDIDVPDVDVHGPDWHLKMPKVKMPKFSMPGFKGEGPEVDVSFPKAELDVSGPKVDIDVPDVDVHGPDWHLKMPKVKMPKFSMPGFKGEGPEVDVNLPKADLDVSGPKVDIDVPDVNIEGPDAKLKGPKFKMPEINIKAPKISMPDIDLELKGPKVKGAFDGSAPKIEGTLKGPEIDLKGPGLDFEGPDAKLSGPNLKMPSLEVSVPKITGPDANVHLKTPKVGISGPKLGGGEVDLKGPKVDLETPSLDVHMESPDINIEGPDVKVPKFKKPKFGFGAKSPKADIKTPAVDVTVPEAELSVDSPEINIGGKGKKSKFKMPKIHMSGPKVKAKKQGFDLNIPGGEIDASLKAPDVDVSVAGPDAALKAEVKSPKVKKTMFGKMYFPDVEFDIKSPKFKAEAPLPSPKLEGEIKVPDVDISSPGINMEAPDIHVKAPKFKVPSVEASGPKIEGNLKGLKVQANLDTPDINVEGPEAKIKAPSFSVSAPQVSIPDVNVKLKGPKIKGDVPSVGLEGPDVDLQGPEGKIKFPKFSLPKISAPGMKMEGGSPEICAQMPSLEGGLSTSGVKLEGPDISLKGPGVDLPSVDLSMPKVSGPDLDLNLKGPSLKGDLGASSPSMKLHAPGLDLKGVGGKVQIGADGVNVSGIDATTALSVGAPDVTLKGPSLQGDLAVSGDIKCPKVSAATPDVSLEASEVGVKLPHMKLPQFGISTPGSDLDINIKGPQVCGELKGSGMDVNLKGPQISAPSMDFSLEGPKVKGGLEAAGELKGPAIGGGLPGISIQGPEGNLQMPGIKASGCDVKLSSGQISGPEIKGDLKGSGIGLHGAVPDISVKGPSFNVDPKVKGGVDVSGGVSVPDINLGERHMSVKGSGVEWKGPQVSSSLNLDTSKLAGNLHFSGPKIEGDVKGGQIGLQGPGLSVSGPQGHLESGSGKVTFPKMKIPKFTFSGRELIGREVGVDVNFPKVEANVQAGAGEGEWEESEVKLKKSKIKMPKFTFSKPKGKGSVTGSPEASISGSKGDLKSSKASLGSLEGEVEAEASSPKGKFSLFKSKKPRHRSNSFSDEREFSAPSTPTGTLEFAGGEVKGKHAKLKFGTFGGLGSKSKGHYEVTGSDDEAGKLQGSGVSLASKKSRLSSSSSNDSGAKVGIQLPEVELSVSTKKE, encoded by the exons atggagaaggaggaagagacaacCCGGGAGCTGCTACTGCCTAACTGGCAGGGCAGTGGCTCCCATGGGCTGACCATTGCCCAGAGGGATGATGGAGTCTTTGTACAGGAGGTGATGCAGAACTCCCCTGCGGCCCGCACTGGGGTGGTCAAGGAGG GGGACAAGATTGTGGGTGCCACCATCTACTTTGACAACCTGCAGTCTGGTGAGGTGACCCAGTTGCTGAATACCATGGGGCATCACACCGTTGGCTTGAAGTTGCACCGTAAAGGGGACCGTTCCCCTGAGCCTGGACAGACCTGGACCCACGAAGTCTTCAGTTCCCATAGCTCTGAGGTGGTTCTG AGTGGGGATGATGAGGACTACCAGCGCATCTACACCACAAAGATCAAGCCACGCCTGAGGTCGGAGGATGGAATAGAAGGGGACCTTGGGGAGACCCAGAGCCGTACCATCACAGTGACCAGAAGGGTTACAGCCTACACTGTGGACGTGACCGGTCGAGAAGGAGTGAAGGACATTGACATCAGCAGCCCTGAGTTCATGATCAAGATACCAAGGCATGAAGTGACTGAAATCTCCAACACGGATGTGGAAACCCAACTTGGGAAAACAGTGATCCGACTGCCCTCGGGATCCGGGGCAGCCTCTCCAACCACAGTCTCTGCTGTGGATATCCGGGCAGGTGCCATCTCTGCTTCTGGACCAGAGCTTGAAGGTGCCGGCCACTCAAAATTCCAGGTCACTGTGCCTGGGGCAAAGGTGGGAAGCCTAGATGTCAATGTCAAAGCAAAAGGCTTGGACTTGGGTGGCAAAGGAGGGATCCAAGTTCCAGGAGTGGATGTTTCATCTTCTCTTGGGACTGGCTCAGTAGAGGTACAGGGCCCATCCCTCCAGAGTGGTGATATTGGGAAAATTAAAATTCCTACCATGAAGATGCCAAAATTTGGTGTCTCAGCAGGCCCAGAGGGCCAGATACCAGAGGTAGGGCTGAATGTTTCTGCACCTGAATTCTCTGTGGGACATGAAGGTGACAAGCCAGGCTTGGCTATTGGGGGAAACATCCAGGCTCCTCACCTGGGAGTAAGTTCCTCCTCTGTCAATATTGAGGGGCTTGAAGGGAAGCTGAAGGGTCCCCAAATCACTGGGCCATCACTTGAGGGTGACTTAGGCCTGAAAGGTACCAAACTGCAAGGGAACATAGGAATGGATGCCTGTGCTTCCAAAATTGAGGGCAACATCACTGGTCCTAGTGTGGAAATCGGAACTCCTGATGTTGATGTTCATGGGCTAGGGGGCAAACTGAATGTGCCCAAGATGAAAGTCCCTAAATTCTCTGCATCAGGTTCAAAGGGAGAGGGAGTTGGCCTTAATGTGGCACTGCCCACAGGTGAAGTAACCCTTCCTGGGGTCTCTGGGGATGTCAATCTGCCTGAGATTGCTACTGGTGGGCTCGAAGGGAAGATGAAGGGTGCTAAAGTCAAGACTCCTGAAATGGTTGTCCAGAAACCTAAGATCTCCATGCAGGATGTGGATCTGAGCCTCGGGTCCTGTAAACTGAAAGGAAATATGAAGGTATCTGCTCCTGAGGTGAAAGGTGATGTTAAAGGCCCTCAGGTGGCAGTTAAAGGCTCCAGAGTGGACATAGAGACACCAAACTTAGAGGGGACCTTGACAGGTCCCAAGCTCAGCAGCCCTTCTGGAAAAATAGGGGCCTGTAGGATTTCTATGGCAGATGTAGACTTAAATGTAGCTGCACCTAAGGGGAAAGGGAGTGTAGATGTCAGTCTCCCCAAAGTAGAAGGAAAAGCCAAAGGTCCTGAAGTTGATGTCAAAGGCCCCAAAATGGACATCAGTGCCCCAGATGTGGAAGTTCATGGTCCAGAATGGAACTTGAAGATGCCCAAGTTCAGTGTCTCAGGAGTCAAAGGAGAAGGCTCAGATGTTACTCTGCCCAAAGGAGATATCAGTATTTCAGGGCCTAAGGTCAATGTAGAAGCTCCAAATGTCAACATGGAGGGTCTGGGTGGCAAACTTAAAGGCCCTGACATTAATCTTCCTGAAGTAAGTGTCAAGACTCCAAAGATTTCTATACCTGATGTGGATCTGCATATCAAAGGGCCAAAGGTGAAGGGAGAGTATGAGGTAACAACACCAAAGCTTGAGGGAGAACTGAAAGGCCCCAAAGTGGACATTGACACCCCACAAGTGGATGTGCATGGCCCAGACCTGAAGATTCCCAAGATGAAAATGCCCAAATTCAGCGTGCCAGGGTTCAAAGCAGAGGGTCCAGAAGTAGATGTGAACCTGCCCAAGGCTGACATTGACATTTCTGGGACTAAGGTGGAGGTCAGTGCTCCAGATGTAAGCATTGAAGGACCAGAAGGGAAGTTGAAAGGGCATAAGTTTAAAATGCCTGAAATGAATATCAGAGCTCCAAAGATCTCCATGCCAGATGTGGACTTACACTTAAAAGGCCCCAATGTAAAGGGAGAATATGATGTCACAGTGCCAAGGGCAGAAGGTAAGATGAAAGTTCCTGATGTTGAACTTAAAAGTGCTAAAGTGGACATTGATGTTCCAAATGTGGATGTTCAAGGTCCTGAATGGCATATGAAGATGCCGAAGATAAAAATGCCCAAGTTTGGCATGCCAGGCTTCAAGGCAGAGAGCCCAGAAGTGGAGGTGGATCTCCCAAAGGCTGACATTGATGTATCAGGACCCAAGATGAATGTCAAAGTTCCAGATGTGAACATTGAAGGACCCGAAGGAAAGCTGAAGGATCCTAAGCTGAAGATGCCTGAGGTGAATATCAAGGCCCCAAAGATATCCATGCCTGATGTGGATTTGCATATGAAAGGTCCCAAGGTAAAAGGAGAATATGATGTCACAATGCCAAAGATAGAAGGAGACTTGAAAGGCCCCAAAGTAGATGGCAGTGCTCCAGATGTTGATGTTCATGGTCCCGATTGGAACTTGAAAATGCCAAAGATTAAAATGCCCAAATTCAGCATGCCTAGTCTCAAAGGAGAAGGCCCAGAGTTGGATGTGAACATGCCCAAGGCTGATGTGGACATTTCTGTACCAAAGCTAGATATTAGTGCTCCAGATTTGAACCTTGAGGGGCCAGAAGGGAAGTTGAAAGGCCCCAAATTTAAGATGCCTGAGATGCACTTCAAGGCTCCAAAGGTGTCTCTACCAGATGTGGACCTGGATCTCAAAGGACccaaaatgaaaggaaatctaGACATGTCTGCACCAAAATTAGAGGGAGAGATGAAAGTTCCAGATGTGGACATTAAAGGTCCAAATGTAGATATTAAAGCACCAGAGGTGGATGGGCAAGGCCCAGACTGGAGCCTGAAGATGCCAAAGATGAAAATGCCCAAGTTCAGTATGCCTACTCTCAAAGGTGAGGGTCCAGATGTGGATGTGAGCCTGCCTAAGGCTACTATTGATGTCTCAGGACCTAAACTTGATGTTGAAACCTCAGATGTGAGCCTTGAGGGCCCAGAAGGAAAGCTGAAGGGCCCCAAGTTCAAGATGCCTGATATGCACTTCAAGGCCCCAAAGGTTTCAATGCCTGATGTGGACTTAAACATGAAAGGCCCCAAAGTCAAGGGGGACGTGGATGTGACAGTGCCCAAGGTAGAAGGTGAAGTGAAAGTGCCAGATGTGGACATAAAAGGCCCTAAGGTGGGCATTGATGTCCCAGATGTGGATGTGCATGGCCCAGACTGGCACCTGAAGATGCCCAAGATGAAAATGCCAAAGTTCAGCATGCCTGGTTTCAAAGCAGAAGGCCCAGAAGTAGATGTGAGCCTGCCCAAGGCTGATCTTGATGTCTCAGGACCCAAAGTTGATATTGAGGCCCCAGATGTGAGCATTGAGGGACCAGAAGGGAAGCTGAAGGGCCCAAAGTTTAAGATGCCTGACATGCACTTCAAGGCCCCCAAGATCTCCATGCCTGATGTGGACTTGAATATTAAGGGGCCCAAAGGAAAAGCAGATGTGGATGCATCATTGCCTGAGGTAGAGGGTGAAATAAAAGTGCCAGATGTGGACATTAAAGGGCCCATAGTTGGCATTGATGCTCCAGATGTTGAGGTTCATGGCCCAGATTGGCACCTTAAGATGCCTAAGATGAAAATGCCCAAGTTCAGTATGCCTGGCTTCAAAGGAGAAGGCCCAGAAGTAGACATCCCCAAGGCCAACATTGATGTTTCAGGACCCAAGGTAGACATTGATGCTCCAGATGTAAATATTGAATGTCCAGATACAAAACTAAAAGGTCCAAAATTTAAGATGCCAGAAGTGAACATAAAGCCTCAGAAGATATCCATGCCAGATGTTAGCTTGAATTTGAAAGGCCCTAAGGTAAAAGCAGAACATGATGTCTCAGTTCCAAAAGTGGGAGGAGAAATAAAAGCTCCTGCTGTTGACATCAAAGGCCCCAAAGTGGAGGCACCAGATGTGGAAGTTCATGGCCCAGACTGGCATTTGAAGATGCCCAAGGTAAAAATGCCCAAGTTCAGCATGCCTGGCTTCAAAGGAGAAGGCCCTGAAGTAGATGTGAATCTTCAAAAGGCCAATATTGATGTCTCAGGACCCAAAATGGACATTGATGTTCCAGATGTGAATATTGAAGGGCCAGAAGGGAAACTTAAGGGCTCCAAGTTCAAGATGCCAAGCATgaatatacagacacacaaaatcTCTATGCCTGATGTTGGGCTTAATTTGAAAGGACCTAAACTGAAAAGTGGTGTAGATGTTTCTCTTCCAAAAGTAGAGGGAGATTTGAAAGGTCCCGAAGTTGATGTGGATGTTGGTGATATTGATATTGAATGTCCAGAAGGGAAGCTGAAGGGTCCCAAGTTCAAGATGCCTGACATGCACTTCAAGGCCCCTAAGATCTCCATGCCTGATGTAGATTTACACCTGAAAGGCCCCAAAGTCAAGGGGGACGTGGATGTGACAGTGCCCAAGATAGAAGGTGAAATGAAAGTGCCAGATGTGGATATCAAAGGCCCTAAAGTGGACATCAATGCCCCAGATGTGGATGCGCGTGGCCCAGACTGGCACCTGAAGATGCCCAAGGTGAAAATGCCCAAGTTCAGCATGCCTGGCTTCAAAGGAGAAGGCCCAGAAGTGGATGTGAGCTTGCCCAAGGCTGACATTGATGTCTCAGGACCCAAGGTGGACATTGATGTTCCAGATGTGAACATTGAAGGGCCAGATGCAAAATTGAAAGGCTCCAAATTTAAGATGCCTAAGTTGAATATCAAGGCTGCCAAGATCTCCATGCCTGATGTGGACTTGAATTTGAAGGGGCCCAAACTGAAAGGAGAGATAGATGCTTCTGTGCCAGAAATGGAAGCTGATCTCAGAGGTCCTCAAGTTGATGTCAAAGGGCCCAATGTGGATGTGAAAGTACCTGATATTGATCTGGAATGTCCTGATGCAAAGTTGAAAGGCCCCAAGTTCAAGATGCCTGACATGCACTTTAAGGCTCCTAAGATCTCCATGCCCGATGTGGACTTGCATCTGAAAGGCCCCAAAGTCAAGGGGGACATAGATGTGGCAGTGCCAAAATTAGAGGGAGAATTAAAAGGCCCAAATGTGAATGTGGAAGTGCCTGATGTTGATCTGGAATGTCCTGATGCAAAGTTGAAAGGCCCCAAGTTCAAGATGCCTGACATGCACTTCAAGGCTCCTAAGATCTCCATGCCTGATGTAGATTTACACCTGAAAAGCCCCAAAGTCAAGGGGGACGTGGATGTGACAGTGCCCAAGATAGAAGGTGAAATGAAAGTGCCAGATGTGGACATCAAAGGCCCTAAAGTGGACATCAGTGCCCCAGATGTGGATGTGCATGGCCCAGACTGGCACCTGAAGATGCCCAAGATGAAAATGCCCAAGTTCAGCATGCCTGGCTTCAAAGGAGAAGGCCCAGAAGTGGATGTGAACTTGCCCAAGGCTGACATTGATGTCTCAGGACCCAAGGTGGACATTGATGTTCCAGATGTGAATATTGAAGGGCCAGATGCAAAACTGAAGG GCCCAAAGTTCAAGATGCCTGAGATGAACATCAAAGCCCCCAAGATCTCCATGCCTGACATTGACTTAAACCTGAAAGGCCCCAAAGTGAAGGGTGATGTGGATGTGTCTCTGCCCAAAGTGGAAGGTGAGATTAAAGTTCCTGAAGTTGACATCAAAGGCCCCAAAGTGGACATTGATGTTCCAGATGTGGATGTTCATGGCCCAGACTGGCACCTGAAAATGCCCAAGGTGAAAATGCCCAAGTTCAGCATGCCTGGCTTCAAAGGAGAGGGTCCTGAAGTGGATGTGAGCTTTCCCAAGGCTGAACTTGATGTCTCAGGACCCAAAGTGGACATTGATGTTCCAG ATGTGGATGTTCACGGCCCAGACTGGCACCTGAAGATGCCCAAG GTGAAAATGCCCAAGTTCAGCATGCCTGGCTTCAAAGGAGAAGGTCCAGAGGTAGATGTGAACCTGCCCAAGGCTGACCTTGATGTTTCAGGACCCAAGGTGGACATTGATGTTCCAGATGTGAATATTGAAGGTCCAGATGCAAAACTGAAGGGTCCTAAATTCAAGATGCCTGAGATTAACATCAAGGCTCCCAAGATCTCTATGCCTGATATTGATCTGGAGTTAAAAGGACCCAAAGTGAAAGGAGCCTTTGATGGGTCTGCTCCTAAGATTGAAGGTActctcaaaggacctgaaatagatcTGAAAGGGCCAGGTCTGGATTTTGAAGGTCCTGATGCTAAACTTAGTGGTCCTAACTTGAAGATGCCATCGCTGGAGGTATCTGTTCCTAAAATAACTGGGCCTGATGCTAATGTGCACCTCAAGACACCAAAAGTTGGAATTTCTGGGCCTAAGTTAGGAGGTGGTGAAGTAGACCTCAAGGGGCCTAAAGTTGATTTAGAAACGCCAAGCTTAGATGTCCACATGGAGAGCCCAGATATTAATATTGAGGGGCCAGATGTTAAAGTTCCGAAGTTTAAGAAACCCAAGTTTGGATTTGGTGCAAAAAGCCCCAAAGCTGACATCAAGACACCTGCAGTTGATGTGACTGTCCCAGAAGCAGAGCTGAGTGTTGATTCTCCTGAAATAAACATTGGTGGCAAGGGCaagaaaagcaaatttaaaatgcCTAAAATTCACATGAGTGGTCCTAAAGTTAAGGCCAAAAAACAGGGATTTGATTTGAATATTCCTGGAGGTGAAATTGATGCCAGTCTCAAAGCTCCTGATGTAGATGTCAGTGTTGCAGGACCTGATGCTGCACTCAAAGCTGAAGTAAAATCTCCCAAAGTCAAGAAAACTATGTTTGGAAAAATGTACTTTCCAGATGTAGAATTTGACATTAAGTCACCTAAATTTAAAGCAGAGGCACCCCTACCGAGCCCCAAGTTGGAGGGTGAAATCAAGGTACCAGATGTGGATATTTCTTCACCAGGGATTAATATGGAAGCTCCTGATATTCATGTGAAGGCTCCCAAGTTCAAGGTGCCAAGTGTGGAAGCCTCAGGGCCAAAGATAGAGGGCAACTTGAAAGGTCTCAAGGTACAGGCAAACTTGGACACACCTGACATCAATGTCGAAGGCCCCGAAGCTAAAATCAAGGCACCCTCTTTTAGTGTTTCTGCTCCTCAAGTCTCCATACCTGATGTGAATGTTAAGTTGAAAGGACCAAAGATAAAGGGTGATGTTCCCAGTGTGGGACTGGAAGGACCTGATGTAGATCTGCAAGGTCCAGAAGGAAAAATCAAGTTCCCTAAGTTTTCATTGCCCAAGATCAGTGCCCCTGGCATGAAAATGGAAGGTGGGAGCCCTGAGATTTGTGCTCAGATGCCCTCTCTTGAAGGAGGGTTGAGTACATCAGGTGTTAAGCTTGAAGGGCCTGATATTTCTCTAAAGGGCCCGGGAGTAGACTTGCCTTCAGTGGACCTCTCTATGCCAAAAGTGTCTGGGCCTGATCTTGACCTGAACTTGAAAGGACCAAGTTTGAAGGGAGACCTGGGTGCCTCTAGTCCCAGCATGAAGCTGCATGCTCCAGGTCTTGACCTCAAAGGTGTTGGTGGAAAAGTACAGATAGGAGCAGATGGTGTGAACGTGTCAGGGATTGATGCCACCACGGCACTCAGTGTGGGAGCACCAGATGTGACACTGAAGGGACCAAGTCTACAGGGAGATCTGGCTGTGTCTGGAGACATCAAGTGCCCTAAAGTATCTGCGGCTACTCCTGATGTTAGCTTGGAGGCCTCCGAAGTTGGTGTCAAACTTCCCCACATGAAGCTGCCTCAGTTCGGCATCTCTACTCCGGGGTCTGACTTGGACATTAACATCAAGGGGCCACAAGTTTGTGGAGAATTAAAGGGGTCAGGGATGGATGTGAATCTGAAAGGGCCTCAGATCTCAGCACCAAGCATGGACTTTAGCTTGGAAGGACCAAAAGTGAAGGGGGGCCTCGAGGCCGCTGGTGAATTGAAAGGCCCAGCGATTGGGGGAGGTCTTCCAGGCATAAGTATTCAAGGCCCAGAAGGAAACCTCCAAATGCCTGGAATTAAGGCTTCTGGTTGTGATGTGAAACTCTCATCAGGGCAGATTTCTGGTCCCGAAATTAAAGGAGATCTGAAAGGTTCAGGAATAGGTCTCCATGGGGCTGTTCCCGATATCAGTGTCAAGGGGCCTTCCTTTAATGTGGACCCCAAAGTCAAAGGAGGTGTAGATGTTTCAGGGGGTGTCAGTGTCCCAGATATCAACCTGGGTGAAAGGCATATGAGTGTTAAAGGCTCTGGAGTTGAGTGGAAGGGACCCCAAGTCTCCTCTTCTCTAAACTTGGATACATCTAAACTTGCTGGGAACCTTCATTTCTCAGGACCAAAGATAGAAGGAGATGTGAAAGGGGGCCAGATCGGACTCCAGGGTCCTGGGCTGAGCGTGTCTGGGCCACAAGGTCACTTGGAAAGTGGATCTGGAAAAGTAACATTCCCCAAGATGAAGATCCCTAAATTTACCTTCTCTGGCCGCGAGCTCATAGGTAGAGAAGTAGGGGTGGATGTCAACTTCCCTAAAGTGGAGGCCAATGTGCAggctggtgctggagaaggcGAATGGGAAGAGTCtgaagtaaaacttaaaaaatccaaaatcaaaaTGCCCAAGTTTACCTTTTCTAAACCTAAAGGGAAAGGTAGTGTCACTGGCTCACCAGAAGCATCCATTTCTGGGTCCAAAGGGGACCTGAAGAgctccaaggccagcttgggctctCTGGAGGGAGAAGTGGAAGCCGAGGCATCCTCACCCAAAGGCAAATTCTCCCTGTTTAAAAGTAAGAAGCCAAGACACCGCTCCAACTCCTTCAGCGATGAGAGGGAGTTCTCAGCACCTTCCACCCCAACTGGGACTTTGGAGTTTGCAGGTGGAGAAGTTAAAGGCAAACATGCAAAGCTGAAGTTTGGTACCTTTGGTGGCTTGGGATCAAAGAGCAAAGGTCATTATGAGGTTACTGGGAGTGATGACGAGGCAGGCAAGTTACAGGGGAGTGGAGTGTCCTTGGCCTCGAAGAAGTCCCGACTGTCTTCCTCCTCTAGTAACGACAGTGGGGCCAAGGTTGGCATCCAGCTTCCTGAGGTAGAGCTATCAGTTTCCACAAAGAAAGAGTAG
- the Ahnak gene encoding neuroblast differentiation-associated protein AHNAK isoform X17, translated as MEKEEETTRELLLPNWQGSGSHGLTIAQRDDGVFVQEVMQNSPAARTGVVKEGDKIVGATIYFDNLQSGEVTQLLNTMGHHTVGLKLHRKGDRSPEPGQTWTHEVFSSHSSEVVLGCSSGQEENCPH; from the exons atggagaaggaggaagagacaacCCGGGAGCTGCTACTGCCTAACTGGCAGGGCAGTGGCTCCCATGGGCTGACCATTGCCCAGAGGGATGATGGAGTCTTTGTACAGGAGGTGATGCAGAACTCCCCTGCGGCCCGCACTGGGGTGGTCAAGGAGG GGGACAAGATTGTGGGTGCCACCATCTACTTTGACAACCTGCAGTCTGGTGAGGTGACCCAGTTGCTGAATACCATGGGGCATCACACCGTTGGCTTGAAGTTGCACCGTAAAGGGGACCGTTCCCCTGAGCCTGGACAGACCTGGACCCACGAAGTCTTCAGTTCCCATAGCTCTGAGGTGGTTCTG